The genome window CTGGCACCTCGGACCACCTCACCACTAGCTGTACAGACCCACCCTGCCTACACCCAGCGATCAATTCAATCAATTAGCCAGCCAATCAAACTACCGCAAATATCCAACCAACACAAAATTGTCCGTGCGGGCCACTTCTACCTACAGGAGTTTTGGCTTCACCTCGGTTTACCTCCAAACCGATTTCCAGGCCCGATCAAATCTACTAtgatttcttttctttcctcatACAAAGCTCTGCCTTTGCAATTTCCAGCCTGATTTTCCGCTACTTGGCAAGCCGGAGGCTACACCTATATTAGTATGGTAGCCCGCACGGACAATTGCGTGTTGGTTGAATATTTGCAATAGACGAATTAGTTAGGCGCACACACTACGGCACTCATTCAATTGCGACTTAGCTGCACTACACTCAATTAAAGTACATGCAAGTGCAATAGGATTTTCCAGTAGTAAAAAAGCATAGATACATACCacttattatatacttatgtggtggtgtcgtgCCTTTAATTCCAGAGTGTAGCCTCGGTGGTGAACTTCATGCTTGAGGTCCTAAATTCCGGAAGAGATTTGGAAGTGCTGTCAAATTAGGCCTAGTGGCAAAGTAAGTCTTAGCCCATTTTGGGAGGGCGGTCAGGTGACCTCGCTTATACAATATGTGGGGAGGTGGTCCGAGTTGCCAGTCAGTTAAAAAAGTccgaaaaaaagaagttcAGATCTCACTTTCAGAGATGTGTACGTACCTTCTAAATACTCCGTTACACAACCTCAATCGGCATGGAGTTCGGGCATAGGGGGAACCGCCCTTCCGGCTTACCTTGCGTCAGAGACAAGTTAGGCGCCGCCGGCCTTGTGCATaacttgctcttcttctcgacTGGTAGGTATTTGGCTTCTGTTCCTGTATGCAGGACCTCGGAGGTGAAAAGTCTTGGATCATCAAAAAGTCCACAGGGATAAGTTGGTACCCAGACATCCTTAGCTCCCCCAAGACTTTGGGCATCCCTCTTATTAggcgagagcgagagagagaaaagaaaaagagactCGTGAATTAAACCTGATCATCTTGTCGGACTATGAGATATGCAGGCGAGCTTGGAATCTGCGCTACCTATACTACCATCCAAAAACAGGTGGGTATAAAAACCTTGCTATGTCTATCCCAAGCAGCTCCCTAAACATATACATGAGCTGGGTAAACAAACAGTGTACCATCCTACACCAGACCCAAAAGCAGCATATAGCTCGTCCCCCTATCCCGAGTACAATAGGTCGAGATCGACATCAAACCGGCCACCCCTGGAGCTACATCAAACACATGTGTGGTCGTCATTGTGCATATCAGTCCCCTACCTGGGAGAGGGGAAAGGTGAGGGGGAGCTTCCCTTGGACGGGGCAACACGACAGCATTTCACATGtcacctcacccacctcatcAGGCCATCTCACCAATTGCACGACCACCACAGCATTACGTACCGTACCATACCAGCATCAGCATATCAAACTCCACACCGCCAGTGAGAATCACCTTCACCATATGTTCTGTGCATATGGCTCGTACAAAACAACCCAGTCATAATCTTCCTGTCACCAGCTACGTGTGTTACAATCATGATAACAACCATCTTGCTTTCAAATCCACATCGTATTAAAGATCGCTGTCCGAAGCTGGTACCATATAATAGTAGCACCCTGCTTACTTCCCCAGAAACATACCACACAAGCCGAAAAGCCGCTTATCACCGCTCTCCATTCCTGCCGTGGCTCTTATCTCCAGGGAAACCGGCGATCCTTCAAACTACCTCGGGGTATACTCGGCCGCCGGCCAGTCTTGTCTTCCCTCGACCGGACTTTTCGGAGGCCCCCTTTTTCTTAAATGTTTCCCTCCGTTCCATACCGTCTACCCGCCGCGCGCGTTGTCATGGTATGTGCTGCATATCGTGCCTCCCTTTCAggcgaagaaaaaaagaaaaaaaaagctttcCATTTTGACGCCTGATATGCAATGCTGCAAACCACAGAAAAGGTACCTTGCGTGCGTTAATCCACCCCGCCCATCCAGCTCCCTGCTTTTGTCTTTCCGTTACCGTGCCCTACATAAATCCCTGGTGAGATGTACACAGCAGACTGGGTATCAGTATGACCCAATGGAGAAATATCCATTTTGTGTCATTCCCATCTCAGCCGAAACCCCTGGTCCCTGCGGTGTGATATTGCTCCTTCATGCATAAGTGCGCGAGAGGTTGCGGAGATACCAATCAACGAGCTTGCGGCCCATCTTGGCCTCCGAGATATGGATAAGGTCCTGCATGATGAAGTCAGCATATGCCTTGTCTTGAGATGAACAACCAACAAAAGATCAAAACTTACACCTTGGAGAGCATAGTCGAGGTCGCTGGTGTTAACCCACTCGCCCTCCAAAAGAGCACCCTCGTTCCACCGGATCTGCTTGTTGCGCTGCTTGTTAACAAGCAGGATAGAACGGAGCTCCTCGGGCTTGACGTCCAGAAAACCAGCCAGCTTCTTGAGGTCCATGGTGGTGTAAAGACGGAGGTAAGatttgatggtggggttgaaCATGTTGGTCTTAACCTCCTCCATGAAGATGGAAAGGTGGTGCTCAATGGGATCGATGTTGCTCTCGGGGGCATCAAAGTTGGGAGGTACGGGAGAGATGAACTTGGGGCACGCAGTGCGGAAGAGCTCCTcgaagacggggagggacTCGGGGCCGCCACGCTGGAGCTTCAGGAGCTGCTCGCCGTACTTCTCACGGAGGGCGGTGTGGATGCTGTCATCCAGACGAGTGGGCTGGAAGGCAACGCAGATGGCGATGAGAGCGAGCATCTGGTCGCTCTTCTTGTTGATGTTATCGTACTGCGCGTTCTTCTGGAAGTTCTTGGTCCTGGAGACGTAGATCAAGATGTGGCTGAACATGCGGAGAGCGTCGGCGTAGCGGCGCATCATCATGTAAGAGAAACCCACATAGTAGTATGTGGTGAAGTGGGCAGCCATGACACGGGCGAACATGGCCTTCTTGTTGAGCTCAATGTCGTCGAGAGTCTTAAGCGCGAGGCTGAAGTCACCGAGAAGGCAGTGGACCCGGAGGAGGCCAATGATCGAGAAGTAGCCCAACATCTTGTAAAGGGCCTTGGATCCGTAGGGACCGGCGACAAGGGCGGCATCCTCACCGCGCTTGGTAGCCTGGAGCTGTTCCTGGATCTGAGACTTCTGGATCAAGGAGTAGAGAACGTTGAGCACGCTGTAGCAACCCCAGGTGTTTGGGTTCTCCTTGAGAAGctgagcctcctcctcgttgtTTCCCTGCCGCGCGATCCTCGCCCGGTATGTGGAGAATGTGTTGAACTGGTAAATGAATTCATCAATCACATCCCAGGCCCAGTAGTACTACCCTCAGTATCAACGTCAGCTTGTTGGCCCTCAACATGTAATCCACAACCCATTTCGGCTGAGGTATAGTGCAAACTGACCGATGGAGGCTCGAGATCGACGGGGCCTTCCGAATTAAGGATGTAGTGGAACAAGCTGCAGTAGTTGTCGTAGCTTGAGAACTTGGCCTCGAGCGTCGCCTGATAATCCAAGGGCTGAGCGGCCTGGAGTAACCGGGCCTGGAGATCGTCGGCAGCCTGGGCAAGGGCAGCCTGGTCGAGGCCGTCCAAATCGTCGTCCTGTCCGTATTGGACCTGCTCCTGGTAGTCGGCGACGagggcctcctcctcaacatcgcTATCGTCCTCCATGGCCCGGATAGGGGCCATACCCTGCTGGAAGGCGCTCATGATTTCGAACTCGTGACAGGCAAACTCGGAACTGTAAATCGACGGGTCGGTTTGCGGGGGGTTCGTCGGGGCGGTGGTAGGGTCGCGGGTGGATGGACtggtttgtggtggtggccgtcAGTCGCAAAAGACCCAGAAATGGTTTGCTGCCGGGGGTGGGGCTCAATTTTTTGTGCTTGAGGGGCTGCCACTGGACAAAGCGGTGAATTTTGATATGGCAGCTGCAGCGCCGGTTTAGGGTTTGGTGTGCAAGTAAGCAATTAAACAGTATTGGCAGAATTGTTGGTGGTTTAGCTGCATAAGCTCCTATTGGTGCATTTTTGTCGATCGCTTTGATGCAACTTTGATGAATCACTTTGAATCAAGCTGCACAGCATGAGCTTCGCCGCAGCGAAGAGTCATCGGTGTAATCTCAGGCCATTTTGACAATTATATAGCTTCCTTACGTCAACAACTTTAGAATGAAGATATCTCGAGCTCACATGTGCTTACAAACAGCTTGCCATTCAGTTATTGGCCCCACCTGTGACAGACCGATTCTCCCAGTTTTCTGAAGGAGGGGCTTGGTTTTGCCCCGCCAAATATTTTGGACCACTTATCTTATCGTCAATCCCACTTCCATCCCAGTTCGACCATCGAGGTGTTGGATTACGACGCATATATCAACTTTCTGTTGTCACCCTTGATAGAAAAGTCTAGAGGTGCTCGTTGTTTATATTCAGAAAATACCAACCCTACCAACTGTACATTTCACACCCACCATCACACACATTCACCATGCCGGTCGTTAGTCCCGATAAGCTGGCAAAGCTCCAGCAAAACGCCGACGATGTTCGAAATGTATGTCATAGATCACATCTCTCTCAAACATGGATGAATCTCACTGACGCCTCATAACAGATCTGCATTCTCGCGCATGTAGTAAGTTGATAAGTGAATTTTACACATATCAGCATCACCTGGACTGACAAGAGCTAGGATCACGGTAAAACCTCACTTACAGACGCTCTTCTTGCCACAAATGGCATCATTTCACCGAGATTGGCCGGCAAGATCCGCTACCTCGATTCCCGTCCAGACGAACAACTGCGTGGTATCACCATGGAATCATCAGCTATTTCTCTCTATTTCTCCATGCTGAGAAGGTCAAGCCCAGAGGCTACCCCTGAGCCAAAAGAATATCTCATCAATCTCATAGACTCACCCGGGCACATCGATTTCAGCAGTGAGGTCTCGACGGCATCACGACTATGTGATGGGGCTGTTGTTCTGGTGGACGCAGTAGAGGGTGTATGTAGTCAGACGGTCACAGTACTCAGACAAACGTGGATCGAGAAGTTGAAGCCATTACTTGTCATCAACAAAATCGATCGCCTTATCACCGAGCTCAAGATGACGCCGAACGAAGCATATATTCACATCAGCAAACTACTAGAACAAGTCAACGCTGTTCTGGGTAGTTTCTTCCAAGGCGAGAGAATGGAGGAGGATCTGAactggagagagagaatggAGGAGCGCCGAGCCCAGGCTGTGGCAAACAAGGAGGCCCAATTGGTGGACCAGCAAAGCGATGCCGGTGATTTACAGTTCCAAGAaaaggacgacgaggagatCTATTTTGCCCCCGAAAAGAACAATGTCATCTTTGGCAGTGCCATCGATGGCTGGGCGTTCACAGTACGGCAATTCGCTGGCTTGTATGAGAAAAAGCTCGGCATCAAGCGCAGCCTTCTTGAAAAGGTCCTTTGGGGCAATTTTTACCTCGACCCGAAGACCAGGAAGGTTCTCGGGCCAAAACATCTGAAAGGCAGAAACTTGAAGCCTATCTTTGTTCAATTGGTGCTCGAGACTATATGGGCTGTCTATGGGGCCACCGTAGGTGGTGACCACGGAAAGGGGGATCCAGCTATGCTGGAAAAGATCACAAAGTCTTTGAACATCACCATTCCACCTCATATTCTGCGCTCCCGCGACCCGAAGTTACTTCTTACCGCCGTCTTCGCGTCCTGGCTTCCACTCTCGGTGGCACTCCTGGTTTCAGTTGTTGAGTCGCTACCTTCGCCCAGAACCGCCCAAGCCGAACGTCTTCCAGAATTGCTGCAAGAAGTGCCTGGTGCGGACCAAATCGATCCTGCCATCAAGGAAGCCAT of Podospora pseudopauciseta strain CBS 411.78 chromosome 7 map unlocalized CBS411.78m_7, whole genome shotgun sequence contains these proteins:
- a CDS encoding uncharacterized protein (EggNog:ENOG503NV6Y; COG:J; COG:K), with amino-acid sequence MSAFQQGMAPIRAMEDDSDVEEEALVADYQEQVQYGQDDDLDGLDQAALAQAADDLQARLLQAAQPLDYQATLEAKFSSYDNYCSLFHYILNSEGPVDLEPPSYYWAWDVIDEFIYQFNTFSTYRARIARQGNNEEEAQLLKENPNTWGCYSVLNVLYSLIQKSQIQEQLQATKRGEDAALVAGPYGSKALYKMLGYFSIIGLLRVHCLLGDFSLALKTLDDIELNKKAMFARVMAAHFTTYYYVGFSYMMMRRYADALRMFSHILIYVSRTKNFQKNAQYDNINKKSDQMLALIAICVAFQPTRLDDSIHTALREKYGEQLLKLQRGGPESLPVFEELFRTACPKFISPVPPNFDAPESNIDPIEHHLSIFMEEVKTNMFNPTIKSYLRLYTTMDLKKLAGFLDVKPEELRSILLVNKQRNKQIRWNEGALLEGEWVNTSDLDYALQGDLIHISEAKMGRKLVDWYLRNLSRTYA